One window of Haemorhous mexicanus isolate bHaeMex1 chromosome 16, bHaeMex1.pri, whole genome shotgun sequence genomic DNA carries:
- the LOC132334740 gene encoding maestro heat-like repeat-containing protein family member 6: MRYEHVVVSMERKRAWDTLLCADTHHYAVRLLAREMRRVSIIWCCGMASCLFDLLSEGISDWELPALAFLVEVLDCLDLSECGEKVLEILTSQLQSESTEMRRVVLRGLVVLTSMDPSMFNLTESLGKLLWDADEDIVEMTLIVLSLLLLHKDLTIASPIALQLAEALWHLFDNDNSHVQLLSIRLFQDVITLVVAKDKKALKKHVSESLLPLFFHCHDENGRVAQASRETLLSAVRFLKRKDLKQLLKTDQMWRLAECLLGEDRSRAAERLRQALPYLRSPQEPLREAAVRFIGIAGRYLTGQQPEFRIICMALQDMTDDTSPTVSCLALQTLYINLAVQSIPSSGLQKMRDQLRQLWKSRPFLCYRG; the protein is encoded by the exons atGCGCTATGAGCACGTGGTGGTGTCAATGGAACGCAAGCGTgcctgggacacgctgctctgtgctgacacccaccactatGCAGTGCGTcttctggccag GGAGATGCGCCGCGTCTCCATCATCTGGTGTTGCGGCATGGCATCCTGCCTCTTTGACCTGCTCAGCGAAGGCATTTCAGACTGGGAACTGCCCGCCCTGGCGTTCCTGGTGGAG gtcctggaCTGCCTGGACTTGAGCGAATGTGGCGAAAAAGTCCTGGAGATCTTGACAAGTCAGCTGCAGAGCGAGTCCACGGAGATGCGTCGCGTGGTGCTCCGCGGCCTCGTGGTGCTCACCTCGATG GATCCAAGCATGTTCAACCTGACTGAAAGCCTTGGGAAACTACTGTGGGATGCGGACGAAGACATCGTGGAGATGACCCTCATTGTGCTCAGCTTACTGCTGCTGCACAAAGACCTCACAATAGCCAGCCCCatcgccctgcagctggctgaggcgctCTGGCACCTCTTTGACAAT GACAACAGccatgtgcagctgctctccattcgcCTCTTCCAAGATGTGATCACGCTGGTAGTGGCAAAGGACAAAAAGGCCCTGAAGAAGCATGTGAGCGAGAGCCTGCTCCcgctcttcttccactgccatgatgagaacgggcgtgtggcacag gcctCTCGGGAAACGCTGCTTTCTGCAGTAAGGTTCCTGAAGAGGAAGGATCTCAAGCAGCTGCTGAAGACGGATCAGATGTGGAGGTTGGCCGAGTGCTTG ctgggagaggataGGAGCCGTGCGGCCGAGCGCCTGCGCCAGGCCCTGCCATACCTGcggagcccacaggagcccctgcgagaggcggccgtcaggttcatcg GGATCGCCGGGCGCTACCTGacagggcagcagccagagtTCCGGATCATCTGCATGG cccttcAGGACATGACGGATGACACCAGCCCTACCGTCTCATGCCTGGCACTTCAAACTCTGTACATCAATTTAGCTGTACAGAGCattccctcctctggactccaGAAGATGCGAGACCAACTCCGCCAGCTCTGGAAGTCGCGGCCTTTCCTGTGTTACCGTGGCTGA
- the LOC132334854 gene encoding LOW QUALITY PROTEIN: lanosterol synthase-like (The sequence of the model RefSeq protein was modified relative to this genomic sequence to represent the inferred CDS: inserted 1 base in 1 codon): MRNSDGGFATYETRRGGHLLELLNPSQVFGDIMIDYTYVECTSAVMQALRHFQSQFPEHQAVEIRETLQKGLDFCRKKQRADGSWEGSWGVCFTYGTWFGLEAFASMQHTYQDGTVCQEVAQACQFLISKQMADGRWGDXFESCEKHTYVQSAESQIHNTCWALLGLMAVRYPDISVLERGIKVLMDKQLPNGDWPQGNIAGVFNKSCAISYTVYRNIFPIWTLGRFCRLHPNSPLAGQLPARARASPSAGAGQEEQGALST; encoded by the exons ATGAGGAACTCTGATGGAGGCTTTGCCACTTATGAAACCAGGCGAGGAGGCCACTTACTGGAGCTGCTGAACCCCTCGCAGGTGTTTG GTGACATCATGATTGACTACACATACGTGGAATGCACATCCGCTGTCATGCAGGCACTGAGACACTTCCAGAGCCAGTTCCCTGAGCACCAAGCCGTGGAGATCAG GGAGACTCTGCAGAAGGGCCTGGATTTCTGTCGCAAGAAGCAGCGAGCGGATGGGTCCTGGGAAGG GAGCTGGGGGGTTTGTTTTACCTACGGCACCTGGTTTGGTCTGGAGGCGTTTGCCAGCATGCAGCACACATACCAGGACGG gactgtCTGCCAAGAAGTGGCCCAGGCCTGCCAGTTCCTGATCTCCAAGCAGATGGCAGATGGCAGGTGGGGAG GATTCGAGTCCTGCGAGAAGCACACATACGTGCAGAGTGCCGAGTCACAGATCCACAACACCTGttgggccctgctggggctcatgGCTGTCAG GTACCCTGACATCAGTGTGCTGGAAAGGGGCATTAAAGTGTTGATGGATAAGCAGCTGCCCAACGGGGACTGGCCTCAG GGGAACATTGCTGGGGTGTTCAACAAGTCGTGTGCCATCAGTTACACCGTGTACCGCAACATCTTCCCCATCTGGACACTGGGGCGGTTCTGCCGGCTGCATCCCAACAGCcccctggctgggcagctgccagccagagccagagccagcccctcggctggggcagggcaggaggagcagggagccctgTCTACTTGA